Below is a window of Janthinobacterium lividum DNA.
AGTAGCAAATTGAGCAGTTTCTTGCAGGCGCTGTCGGGCAGCCTGGGCGCGGCGAGTGCGGGCGGCAGCCTGTCCGCCAGCGGCAACCTGGTCAATACAACGGCCTGAACCATGGAACGCAAGCTCGCCCTGGCCGCCAGGAAGGCGCTCTCGCGACATGCGACACAGGCGTTGTACCTGTGCGCCAGCCTGAGTCCCGCCTTGGCGGGCTTGCCCCACTTGATGGAGTATGTATGGACTTATATGATCACGGCCTGGCATCCGACCTCGAAATGATGCGGCGACAGGCGGCCGAGCGGCGGCAAGTCCTGCGCTGGCTGCTGGCCGGCGCCGCCACCGTGCCGTTGATGAGTTGCGGTGGCGGGTCGGACGCCAGCAGCACCGCCGCGAGCAGCGGCGCCAGCACCGGCACATCCGGTACGGCTACGGACGCGACGCCGGCCACGGGCGCCTGCACGGTGATCCCCGAAGAAACGGGCGGGCCGTATCCGGCCGATGGCACGAATACGAATGGCGGCAGCATCATCAACGTGCTGAACCAGTCGGGCGTCGTGCGCAGCGATATCCGCGCCAGTTTTAATGGCGCCACCGGCGTGGCGGCAGGCGTGCCGCTCACCATCAAGTTGCAGCTGCTCAACGCCAGCGGCAGCTGCGCCAGCCTGGCCGGCTACGCCGTTTATCTATGGCATTGCGACCGCGAAGGCCTGTATTCGCTGTATTCGAGCGGCGTGACGGCACAAAATTATTTGCGCGGCGTGCAGGAAACGGACAGCGCTGGCAACGTCGGCTTCACGACCATCTTTCCCGGCTGCTACGCGGGACGCATGCCGCACGTACACTTCGAGGTCTATCCCAGCCTGGCCAAGGCGGCCAGCGCCGCGAACCGCCTCAAGACCTCGCAGTTCACCTTCCCGATGGCAACGTTAAACGAGGCCTACACGGCCAGCGGCTACACGGCCAGCGTGCGCAACCTGGCGCAGATCAGCTATGCCACCGACAATGTCTTCCGCGACGGCACCAGCCTGCAGATGGCCACGGTGACGGGTAATGCCACCGATGGTTATGTGGTGACCTTGACGGTGGCCGTGAACGGTTAGCTTGCCGTCATGAAACCCAGGTCGCGCCGGCTGAAGTTGCCGATATTCGGGAACACGTCGGCCAGCTGGCTGTCGGCCACGCCGAACCACTTGGCCAAGGTGGCGCCGTACTGGTCGACGGAGGTGGTTGGCAGCAGGGCGCCGGAACCCACGTCCAGCGCATGGCCCAGGCCCGTGACGGGGAAGGTGCCGTAGATGTCGCGGCCCTTCACGGCGCCGCCCACGACAAAGTGGTGCGCACCCCAGCCGTGATCCGTGCCGTCGCCATTGCTGCTGAAGGTGCGGCCGAAGTCCGACGCCGTAAACGTCGTCACCTGGCGCCGCACGTCGGCGCCCTGCAGGGCCGCCAGGGTTGCGTCGAAGTACGCCAGCGCATGGGCCAGGCGGGCCATCAGGTCGCCATGCAGTTCCTTTTGGCGGTCATGCGTGTCGAAACTGCCCAGGGTTACATAAAACACTTGCCGTTTCGCCCCCAGGGGGCCGCGTCCGCCGATGATGCGCGCCACCGTTTGCAATTGCACGGCCAGCTGGTTGACGCCGGACGCGCCCGTGTTCGGGTTGACATAGGGCGGGGGATTGGGCACGCCGCCCGCGCCGGCTGCCAGCATGGCGCCGCTGAGGATGCTCTGGCTGGAAATGGCGCGCTGCGCGACTGCCACGTGTTCCTGTTCGATCAGGTCGCTGCCCGCATCGTTGATGATGGCTTGCAGTGCGCTCGCGCCGCCCGTGCTGCCATACAGGTTGCCGCTCAGGCCACGGATGGGCACAGCGCCTGCCTGGCCCACCTGGAACTGGCGCACCTGGCGCCCGCTGAGGAAGACGGTGTTGCCCGCAGCGGAAATGGCCGTGAACATGGCATTCGTATTGAGCGAGCCGGCCACGTCGGCCACCCGGCCGCCCCAGCCCACGCTGGCCCCTTCCGGCGAACCCGATTGCCACGTCGATTGCTGGTCGTTGTGCGAGAACAGCTTGGGTGGCAAGGCCACGCTGCCCGCCTTGTATTGCGCCAGGGTGGCGGGCTGGATCAGGGTGCCCACATTGGCCACGATGGCGGCGCGGCCATTATCGAACAGGTCTTTCAGCGGCGCCAGTTGGGGGTGCAGGGCGAAGGCGCGGCCGGTTTGCACGGTAGCGGGCACGACTGGCAAGACGCCGCCCGTCTCGCCCACGCCGGGCAGATGGATGGAATCGGCGCCGCCCGTGTTGCGCAGGCGCGAGTATTCATTCCATGACGTGGGATCGGTGGCCAGCACCGTGTTGAAGGCGTCGTTGCCGCCTGCCATGAACAGGCAGACCATGGCCTTGTAGTCGTCGGCCGATTGCGCGGCGGCGTTACCCATGGCGGCCAGGTTCATGGCGAAGGGGGTGGCCGTGGTGCCGGCCAGGCTCAGCATGGAACCGAGGAAGCGGCGGCGGGAAAATGGGAAGTTTTGCATGTGATCGCTCTTACTTTTGTACCAGGTAGGCCGGCGAGGCCATGGTCAGGAAAATGGCCAGCTTGACGCGGCGGGCCTGGGCGGTGGCTACCTGTGTGGCATTGTTGGCCGTGGCTGCGGGGATGCTGATGCCATTGACGGCGGTCAGGATTTGGCCGCGCAGCCTGGCGGGCATGCTGCCATGCATCATGAGCAGGTCGACGCGGTCGAGCAGGGCGCCCGTGTCGCTGGCCAGCGCCAGTTCGCGCGTGTAGTCGGGCTTGACCTCATTGCCCTCGCCCACACCGCTATTGATGGCTTCTTGCATGAAGTTCAGGTAGCCCGTCACCGACGGTTCAGCCGTGATTTGCAGTTCCGGCGCCACCAGGCCCGCGCTGGCAAGGGCGGAGTTGGGCGGCGTATAGGCGGGGCGGAAAAAACTGAAGACGGAAGACGGATTCAAGGGACTCTGTCCCAGGCCGCTCAAAGGATCGTCGAGGTAATAGAGGCTGTAGCTGCCGCCGGCCGGCTTGGCGTTGAAGGCGCGCATCCAGCCAGCCAGGCGCAGCAGTGGCTCGCGCAGCTTGCCTGTGCGCAAAGTGGTGCCGCTTGGGGCCAGCGCCTCCGGGTCGAGCAGCACGGCACGAATCACGGCTTGCATGTCGCCGCGCACGCCACTGCCATTGTTGGCAAACGAGGCGGCAACGCGGCCCACGTAGGCGGGGCTGGGATTGCTGCTGACCAGGCGCTGGATCAGCTGGCGGGCAAAGAACGGTCCCGTATTGGGATGATTGAACAGGGTATCGAGCGCCAGTTTCAGGTCGGCCTGACCGCTGCTGGCGCCGGAGATGCTCTGGCCCAGGAAACGCTTGTCGCCGCTGGAATGATAGGCCGCGTAGTTCTGCATCGGCTTCCAGTCGCGGTCGGGATCGGTCGTCTCGCCATAGAAGCGCGTGGCGCTCTGGTCCGGGCCGGCCCAGCTCCAGCCCGTAAAGACGCGAGCCAGGCCCGCCACGTCGTCGCGCGTGTAGGTGTCGATGGGCTTGCCACCGGACAGTTTCAGGCTGCCGTCCGGATTCAGCTGGTACAAGCCTATGGTAAACAGTTGCATCACTTCGCGGGCGAAGTTTTCATCGGGCGTGCGCGTCGCCGATTCCTTCTGGTTGCGCAGGTGGGACAGGTACAGTCCCATCATCGGATGCAGGGCCACGCCTTGCAGCAGGTCACGGAAGTTGCCAAAAGCATGCTGGCCCAACATGTCGTAGTAACTGGCCACGCCACGCACCTGCGGCCGCACGGACTCATTCTGCATGGAAATAACGAAAATCTCGGACAGGGCAAAGGCCATGCGCTGGCGCAATTGATCCTCGCCGCGGATGCCCTGCTGCCAGAAGGTTTCATACACTCCCGTAAAACCCACTTGTTGCCCGCCGGCGGCCTGCGCTGCCAGCATGGCGTCGATATATTTTCGATGCAAGGTTTGTGGCTTGGAAAACTGCGCACGGAACCAGGCGTCGCTATCGCTGGCGGCCAGCGCGTCGATGGCCGCCATGTCCGGTCCGAACGTGGCGCGGCCCAGGAAGCGCGACGCTTCCTGGCGCGTAAAGGTCGCTGTCTGGCCGGCCGGGGGCGTGGTCAGGGGTGGTGGCGGAATGGTGTCGCCAGGCGCGGCCGTACCGGGGGCTTGCGGATCGCCGGGGGCGGTGGTCGCTGGCGGCACGACCGAGACGTCCGGATTCTGGGTGGAGCCGGTCTTGCTGTCGCCGCCACCGCCGCAGGCGGTAAGCAGGCTGAACAAGGTAATGGCCAGCAAACGGCGCAAAGTAGGGTCAGTCATTTAGTTTCTTTCAGGCAATCAATTCTGGCCCGTTAATTGTAGGGCTTGCTTACCAGAATCCTGTTTCCAATTAACTATTTGTGTGTTGGCTACGTTTGTTTTTTTGCCATACTTTTGCATGGCGTTGCTGGTGTTTTCGGTGAGGTAGCGCGAAGTTTATTTTTTAGAAATGGAAAATATTTTTTACCGGTCACGGGGACTGTGGCGGATAGGCGACGTAATCATTCCTGGCAATTAAGCTTGTTTTAACGATTATCTTGACAACAAAACCCGCTACGCCGGAAACGATGGTTTTTACGTCATCGGAGAAACGCCGTCCGCCTGTCTTTCCGCGGAGCGCGCGGTGGCCTGAAATGCAAAACGCCGCCTGATTTACATCAGACGGCGTCCGTGACCGCGGTTCAAGGAAGGGCGATGTTTTTAGACGTTTTCGTCCAGTTTCACACAGTCAACAAAATAGCCACGCTTGCCATCGACTTCGCGTTTCACGAGACCGTGCACATCCGTCTCGAAGCCGGGGAAGCGCTCGTTGAAGTCGCGCGCGAAGCGCAGATAGTCGACGATAGTCTTGTTGAAGCGCTCGCCCGGGATCAAGAGCGGAATGCCCGGTGGATACGGCGTCAGCAGGATGGACGTGATACGGCCTTCCAGTTCGTCGATGGCCACGCGCTCGATTTCGCGGTGCGCCATCTTGGCGAACGCGTCCGACGGCTTCATGGCCGGGATCATGTCCGACAGGTACATTTCCGTCGTCAGGCGCGCCACATCGTATGCCTTGTAGAAGTCGTGGATTTGCTGGCACAGGTCGCGCAAGCCCATTTTTTCGTAACGTGGGTTGGCCGCCGCGAATTCCGGCAGGATGCGCCACATCGGCTGGTTCTTGTCGTAGTCGTCCTTGAATTGCTGCAAGGCCGTCAACAGGGTATTCCAGCGGCCCTTGGTGATGCCGATGGTAAACATGATGAAGAACGAGTACAGGCCGCATTTTTCAATGATGACGCCGTGCTCGGCCAGGTACTTGGTGACGATGGACGCGGGGATGCCCGTGTCGCCGAACTGGCCGTCCAGCGACAGGCCCGGGTTGACGATGGTCGCCTTGATCGGGTCGAGCATATTGAAGCCGGGAGCCAGGTCGCCGAAGCCGTGCCAGTCATCTTCGGCGCGTATCATCCAGTCTTCCTGCTGGCCCATGCCTTCGTCGTTGAAGCTGGCCGGACCCCATACCTGGAACCACCAGTCCTGGCCCCATTCCTGGTCGATCTTCTTCATGGCGCGGCGGAAATCAAGCGCTTCCATGATCGATTCTTCCACCAGGGCCGTACCGCCCGGCGCTTCCATCATGGCCGCGGCCACGTCGCAGGAGGCGATGATCGAGTATTGCGGCGAGGTCGAGGTGTGCATCAGGTAAGCCTCGTTGAAGGCGTCCTGGTCCAGTTTGACCGTATCCGATTCGCGCACGAGGATTTGCGAGGCCTGCGACAGGCCTGCCAGCAATTTGTGCGTGGACTGGGTCGAGAAGATCATCGATTCCTTGGCGCGCGGACGGTCCTTGCCGATGGCGTGCATATTCTTGTAGAAATCGTGGAAGGTGGCGTGCGGCAGCCATGCTTCATCGAAGTGCAGGGTGTCGATCTTGCCGTCCAGC
It encodes the following:
- a CDS encoding intradiol ring-cleavage dioxygenase; this translates as MDLYDHGLASDLEMMRRQAAERRQVLRWLLAGAATVPLMSCGGGSDASSTAASSGASTGTSGTATDATPATGACTVIPEETGGPYPADGTNTNGGSIINVLNQSGVVRSDIRASFNGATGVAAGVPLTIKLQLLNASGSCASLAGYAVYLWHCDREGLYSLYSSGVTAQNYLRGVQETDSAGNVGFTTIFPGCYAGRMPHVHFEVYPSLAKAASAANRLKTSQFTFPMATLNEAYTASGYTASVRNLAQISYATDNVFRDGTSLQMATVTGNATDGYVVTLTVAVNG
- a CDS encoding DUF1501 domain-containing protein — translated: MQNFPFSRRRFLGSMLSLAGTTATPFAMNLAAMGNAAAQSADDYKAMVCLFMAGGNDAFNTVLATDPTSWNEYSRLRNTGGADSIHLPGVGETGGVLPVVPATVQTGRAFALHPQLAPLKDLFDNGRAAIVANVGTLIQPATLAQYKAGSVALPPKLFSHNDQQSTWQSGSPEGASVGWGGRVADVAGSLNTNAMFTAISAAGNTVFLSGRQVRQFQVGQAGAVPIRGLSGNLYGSTGGASALQAIINDAGSDLIEQEHVAVAQRAISSQSILSGAMLAAGAGGVPNPPPYVNPNTGASGVNQLAVQLQTVARIIGGRGPLGAKRQVFYVTLGSFDTHDRQKELHGDLMARLAHALAYFDATLAALQGADVRRQVTTFTASDFGRTFSSNGDGTDHGWGAHHFVVGGAVKGRDIYGTFPVTGLGHALDVGSGALLPTTSVDQYGATLAKWFGVADSQLADVFPNIGNFSRRDLGFMTAS
- a CDS encoding DUF1800 domain-containing protein, yielding MTDPTLRRLLAITLFSLLTACGGGGDSKTGSTQNPDVSVVPPATTAPGDPQAPGTAAPGDTIPPPPLTTPPAGQTATFTRQEASRFLGRATFGPDMAAIDALAASDSDAWFRAQFSKPQTLHRKYIDAMLAAQAAGGQQVGFTGVYETFWQQGIRGEDQLRQRMAFALSEIFVISMQNESVRPQVRGVASYYDMLGQHAFGNFRDLLQGVALHPMMGLYLSHLRNQKESATRTPDENFAREVMQLFTIGLYQLNPDGSLKLSGGKPIDTYTRDDVAGLARVFTGWSWAGPDQSATRFYGETTDPDRDWKPMQNYAAYHSSGDKRFLGQSISGASSGQADLKLALDTLFNHPNTGPFFARQLIQRLVSSNPSPAYVGRVAASFANNGSGVRGDMQAVIRAVLLDPEALAPSGTTLRTGKLREPLLRLAGWMRAFNAKPAGGSYSLYYLDDPLSGLGQSPLNPSSVFSFFRPAYTPPNSALASAGLVAPELQITAEPSVTGYLNFMQEAINSGVGEGNEVKPDYTRELALASDTGALLDRVDLLMMHGSMPARLRGQILTAVNGISIPAATANNATQVATAQARRVKLAIFLTMASPAYLVQK
- a CDS encoding arginine/lysine/ornithine decarboxylase, encoding MKFRFPIVIIDEDFRSENTSGLGIRALAAAMEKEGMEVLGVTSYGDLSQFAQQQSRASAFVLSIDDEEFGAGSIEETDHALKSLRAFVEEIRYKNADIPIYLYGETRTSRHIPNDILRELHGFIHMFEDTPEFVARHIIREAKSYLDGLSPPFFRALVHYANDGSYSWHCPGHSGGVAFLKSPIGQMFHQFFGENMLRADVCNAVEELGQLLDHTGPVAASERNAARIFNADHCYFVTNGTSTSNKMVWHSTVAPGDIVVVDRNCHKSILHSIIMCGAIPVFLMPTRNHLGIIGPIPLHEFTPESIARKIEANPFAREAKNKKPRILTITQSTYDGVIYNVETLREMLDGKIDTLHFDEAWLPHATFHDFYKNMHAIGKDRPRAKESMIFSTQSTHKLLAGLSQASQILVRESDTVKLDQDAFNEAYLMHTSTSPQYSIIASCDVAAAMMEAPGGTALVEESIMEALDFRRAMKKIDQEWGQDWWFQVWGPASFNDEGMGQQEDWMIRAEDDWHGFGDLAPGFNMLDPIKATIVNPGLSLDGQFGDTGIPASIVTKYLAEHGVIIEKCGLYSFFIMFTIGITKGRWNTLLTALQQFKDDYDKNQPMWRILPEFAAANPRYEKMGLRDLCQQIHDFYKAYDVARLTTEMYLSDMIPAMKPSDAFAKMAHREIERVAIDELEGRITSILLTPYPPGIPLLIPGERFNKTIVDYLRFARDFNERFPGFETDVHGLVKREVDGKRGYFVDCVKLDENV